The Cuculus canorus isolate bCucCan1 chromosome 38, bCucCan1.pri, whole genome shotgun sequence genome includes a window with the following:
- the ITGAL gene encoding integrin alpha-L isoform X1 yields the protein MAAGVLVTAALMSALPHGAAFSLVSAPHRVLTHSSYSFGYRLLQLDRGRPLSALRLLVGAPLGAVGQRLLLCRVESGECGALTLRGNDSHLGMAFARHRDGAIVCGPGLTRHCDRNAHSSGVCVVLDGELRPLETRAPGYQGCLQGMVDLVFLFDGSNSMNDAQFGAIWAFMVDVMEKLANTSIHFAAVQFSTGVLPHFSLGDFAARPQPRQLLGAPRQLRGLTDTFAAIAYVTDNIFRVDRGARPGARKVLILITDGDATDSDGDSVRRAEELGITRYVIGVGNNFNSPDTRLYLSQFASSPNSEFVKVLESFEKLQNLFHELQAKIYAIEGTSDSNRFHLELCSSGMSVGVVHDHWITGAVGADNWAGGLVELLVDNETFVANPALEENITDAYLGYSLVALHPPQRTVVAAGAPRHLHVGAVVLFELHRPTGKWRHLQSLHGHQVGSYFGASLCALEEEKEEMVALLVGVPQHYDGRRGGRVLLHRWEKDSLVVSQELWGAPGQPLGQFGASVATLGDIDGDDRRDVAVGAPLEDNGSGAVYIFSGTTGGVEDIYSQRLAGRDIAVGLKYFGQSVDGEKDLTGDGMVDVTVGTWGNVIVLRSRPVLRPSPSLSAFPAAVPSRDVDCGGGAGALLSLRLCPRPRPPPGVAPPPLRFRVVLEPQRLRGRGGLGAELRREWAGLTQGAGTECLEEELRLPPCLEDTISPIRLEASLSLPHSADAVLRPTRPRVTLEIPFERRCGAGGACRADVGLEAVAVGRGILVGRPTATYGARLLLRNGGHDAYGAALQVWGAEGLALRGAKAHTGAAVVPMACGAAAAVGQMWGRVCGLGSPILRSGAQVMVELTFDILDNATWGESVGLRAAVTCDNEAVGAEGDNAVSWEEPLRVHLRLFTARAAVVPPNLNFSSRNPQSKTLQHRYRVQCGALPHGVRPPLLRAAVLLPHTLPHSVHSVDPQVRMEPGGVCDAVGHSGLRAAMGQELNWSLPEGCPSPLHFRLFRCGPSPLPPPEVTTFVVVETALRPSPTPQGSAHFRFCSALRLFLDPPNFLADPEALEAQAQTEVELLWSPSPIAVYVGGGAGGLLLLFLLSFGLRKCGFFRRDYRRRLRGGEGREGDPQSDPLRGTPPHSPSPTAPQ from the exons cgctgcCCCACGGCGCGGCCTTCTCGCTCGTCTCTGCCCCACATCGCGTTCTGACCCACAGCAGTTACAGCTTCGGGTACCGCCTCCTCCAGCTCGACCGCGGCCg ccccctAAGTGCCCTCAGGCTGTTGGTTGGGGCCCCGTtgggcgctgtggggcagcgaCTGCTCCTGTGCCGAGTGGAGAGCGGAGAGTGCGGAGCACTCACACTCAGAG GGAATGACTCCCATTTGGGAATGGCCTTCGCGCGACACCGCGACGGCGCCATC GTGTGCGGCCCAGGGCTCACCCGGCACTGCGACCGCAACGCCCACAGCAGCGGCGTCTGCGTCGTCCTCGACGGCGAACTGCGACCCCTGGAGACGCGAGCGCCCGGATACCAAG GTTGCCTTCAGGGTATGGTGGATTTGGTCTTCCTCTTCGATGGTTCCAACAGTATGAACGACGCCCAATTCGGGGCCATTTGGGCCTTCATGGTGGACGTCATGGAGAAGTTGGCCAACACCTCCATCCac ttCGCGGCGGTGCAGTTCTCCACGGGGGTTCTGCCCCACTTCTCTCTCGGGGACTTTGCGGCGCGGCCGCAGCCTCGGCAGCTCCTGGGGGCCCCGCGGCAGCTCCGCGGCCTCACCGACACCTTCGCCGCCATCGCCTACGTCAC GGACAACATCTTCCGGGTGGACCGTGGGGCTCGTCCGGGCGCGCGGAAGGTCCTCATCCTCATCACCGACGGCGACGCCACCGACAGCGACGGCGACAGCGTCCGACGGGCCGAGGAGCTTGGAATCACCCGCTACGTCATCGGG GTGGGCAACAACTTCAACAGCCCCGACACGCGCCTCTACCTGAGCCAATTCGCCTCCAGCCCCAACTCGGAGTTCGTGAAGGTCTTGGAGAGCTTCGAGAAACTCCAGAACCTTTTCCATGAGCTTCAGGCGAAGATCTACGCCATCGAAG GCACCAGCGATTCCAACCGCTTccacctggagctctgctccAGCGGGATGAGCGTCGGAGTGGTCCAC GACCATTGGATCACCGGAGCGGTGGGCGCTGATAACTGGGCCGGAGGGTTGGTGGAGCTCCTGGTGGACAATGAGACCTTCGTGGCCAATCCGGCGTTGGAGGAGAACATCACCGATGCGTATCTGG GTTACTCGCTGGTGGCTCTCCACCCTCCGCAGAGGACGGTGGTGGCCGCGGGCGCTCCGCGTCACCTCCACGTGGGCGCCGTTGTCCTCTTCGAGCTCCACCGTCCCACCGGAAAATGGCGGCATCTCCAGAGCCTCCACGGCCACCAG GTGGGGTCCTACTTTGGGGCCTCTCTGTGCGCgttggaggaggagaaggaggagatggtggCGCTTCTGGTGGGGGTTCCTCAGCACTAcgatgggaggagaggaggacgCGTCCTCCTCCATCGGTGGGAGAAG GACTCCCTGGTGGTATCTCAGGAGCTTTGGGGCGCTCCGGGTCAGCCCTTGGGTCAATTTGGGGCCTCGGTGGCGACGTTGGGGGACATCGATGGAGACGATCGTCGCGACGTGGCCGTAGGAGCTCCTCTGGAGGACAACGGGAGCGGAGCCGTCTACATCTTCTCAGGGACCActggaggggtggaggacatctACAGTCAG CGTTTGGCCGGAAGGGACATCGCTGTGGGTCTGAAGTACTTTGGACAATCGGTGGATGGAGAGAAGGACCTCACGGGGGACGGAATGGTGGATGTGACAGTGGGGACGTGGGGGAACGTCATTGTCCTCAG gTCCCGCCCCGTTCTCcgcccctccccctccctctcgGCGTTTCCGGCGGCCGTTCCATCACGTGACGTGGACTgcgggggaggggcgggggcgCTCCTCTCGCTCCGCCTCTGCcctcggccccgccccccgccgg GTGTGGCCCCTCCCCCCCTGCGGTTCCGGGTGGTTTTGGAGCCGCAGCGGCTGAGGGGGAGGGGCGGTCTGGGGGCGGAGCTGAGGAGGGAGTGGGCGGGGCTGACGCAGGGGGCGGGGACCGAGtgcctggaggaggagctgcGGCTGCCG ccgTGCCTGGAGGACACCATCAGCCCCATCCGTTTGGAGGCTTCGCTGtcgctgccccacagcgccgACGCCGTCCTCAGACCCACGAGGCCACGAGTGACCCTCGAG atcccgTTCGAGCGCCGCTGTGGGGCGGGCGGCGCGTGCCGGGCCGATGTGGGGCTGGAGGCGGTGGCCGTGGGGCGCGGGATACTTGTGGGGCGCCCCACGGCCACTTATGGGGCGCGACTGCTGCTGAGGAACGGCGGCCACGACGCCTATGGGGCTGCCCTACAAGTGTGGGGCGCAGAGGGGCTGGCGCTGCGCGGGGCCAAGGCCCACACG GGGGCGGCGGTGGTGCCGATGGCGTGTGGGGCAGCggccgctgtggggcagatgtggggcagagtcTGCGGCCTCGGGAGCCCCATCCTGCGCTCCGGGGCAcag GTGATGGTGGAACTGACATTTGACATTCTGGACAACGCGACGTGGGGCGaatctgtggggctgagagcGGCCGTCACCTG tGATAACGAAGCCGTTGGGGCTGAGGGCGATAACGCCGTTTCCTGGGAGGAACCGCTCAGGGTTCATCTGCGCCTCTTCACCGCCCG AGCCGCTGTGGTTCCCCCAAACCTCAACTTCAGCTCTCGGAACCCCCAAAGTAAAACCCTTCAGCACCGCTATAGG GTGCAGTGTGGGGCTCTGCCCCACGGCGTCCGCCCCCCATTGCTGCGGGCGGCGGTGCtgctgccccacactctgccccacagcgtcCACAGCGTCGACCCCCAAGTGCGAATG gaGCCCGGCGGGGTCTGCGACGCCGTGGGGCACAGCGGCCTCcgggccgctatggggcaggagctCAACTGGAGCCTTCCTGAG GGCTGCCCCTCCCCCCTCCATTTCCGCCTCTTCCGGTGCGGCCCTtcgcccctcccccccccggaAGTGACGACCTTCGTCGTGGTGGAAACGGCGCTgcgcccctcccccaccccgcAG GGCTCCGCCCACTTCCGGTTCTGCTCCGCCCTCCGCCTCTTTCTGGATCCGCCCAACTTCCTCGCCGACCCGGAAGCGCTGGAAGCGCAG GCGCAGACGGAAGTGGAGCTGCTGTGGAGCCCCTCCCCCATCGCCGTCTACGTGGGGGGAGGGGCGGGAgggctcctcctcctcttcctcctctccttcgGCCTCAGAAAG TGCGGTTTCTTCCGTCGCGATTATCGTCGGCGCCtccgggggggggaggggcgcGAGGGGGACCCCCAAAGTGACCCCCTgagggggacccccccccacagcccctcccccacagccccccagtAA
- the ITGAL gene encoding integrin alpha-L isoform X2 produces the protein MAAGVLVTAALMSALPHGAAFSLVSAPHRVLTHSSYSFGYRLLQLDRGRLLVGAPLGAVGQRLLLCRVESGECGALTLRGNDSHLGMAFARHRDGAIVCGPGLTRHCDRNAHSSGVCVVLDGELRPLETRAPGYQGCLQGMVDLVFLFDGSNSMNDAQFGAIWAFMVDVMEKLANTSIHFAAVQFSTGVLPHFSLGDFAARPQPRQLLGAPRQLRGLTDTFAAIAYVTDNIFRVDRGARPGARKVLILITDGDATDSDGDSVRRAEELGITRYVIGVGNNFNSPDTRLYLSQFASSPNSEFVKVLESFEKLQNLFHELQAKIYAIEGTSDSNRFHLELCSSGMSVGVVHDHWITGAVGADNWAGGLVELLVDNETFVANPALEENITDAYLGYSLVALHPPQRTVVAAGAPRHLHVGAVVLFELHRPTGKWRHLQSLHGHQVGSYFGASLCALEEEKEEMVALLVGVPQHYDGRRGGRVLLHRWEKDSLVVSQELWGAPGQPLGQFGASVATLGDIDGDDRRDVAVGAPLEDNGSGAVYIFSGTTGGVEDIYSQRLAGRDIAVGLKYFGQSVDGEKDLTGDGMVDVTVGTWGNVIVLRSRPVLRPSPSLSAFPAAVPSRDVDCGGGAGALLSLRLCPRPRPPPGVAPPPLRFRVVLEPQRLRGRGGLGAELRREWAGLTQGAGTECLEEELRLPPCLEDTISPIRLEASLSLPHSADAVLRPTRPRVTLEIPFERRCGAGGACRADVGLEAVAVGRGILVGRPTATYGARLLLRNGGHDAYGAALQVWGAEGLALRGAKAHTGAAVVPMACGAAAAVGQMWGRVCGLGSPILRSGAQVMVELTFDILDNATWGESVGLRAAVTCDNEAVGAEGDNAVSWEEPLRVHLRLFTARAAVVPPNLNFSSRNPQSKTLQHRYRVQCGALPHGVRPPLLRAAVLLPHTLPHSVHSVDPQVRMEPGGVCDAVGHSGLRAAMGQELNWSLPEGCPSPLHFRLFRCGPSPLPPPEVTTFVVVETALRPSPTPQGSAHFRFCSALRLFLDPPNFLADPEALEAQAQTEVELLWSPSPIAVYVGGGAGGLLLLFLLSFGLRKCGFFRRDYRRRLRGGEGREGDPQSDPLRGTPPHSPSPTAPQ, from the exons cgctgcCCCACGGCGCGGCCTTCTCGCTCGTCTCTGCCCCACATCGCGTTCTGACCCACAGCAGTTACAGCTTCGGGTACCGCCTCCTCCAGCTCGACCGCGGCCg GCTGTTGGTTGGGGCCCCGTtgggcgctgtggggcagcgaCTGCTCCTGTGCCGAGTGGAGAGCGGAGAGTGCGGAGCACTCACACTCAGAG GGAATGACTCCCATTTGGGAATGGCCTTCGCGCGACACCGCGACGGCGCCATC GTGTGCGGCCCAGGGCTCACCCGGCACTGCGACCGCAACGCCCACAGCAGCGGCGTCTGCGTCGTCCTCGACGGCGAACTGCGACCCCTGGAGACGCGAGCGCCCGGATACCAAG GTTGCCTTCAGGGTATGGTGGATTTGGTCTTCCTCTTCGATGGTTCCAACAGTATGAACGACGCCCAATTCGGGGCCATTTGGGCCTTCATGGTGGACGTCATGGAGAAGTTGGCCAACACCTCCATCCac ttCGCGGCGGTGCAGTTCTCCACGGGGGTTCTGCCCCACTTCTCTCTCGGGGACTTTGCGGCGCGGCCGCAGCCTCGGCAGCTCCTGGGGGCCCCGCGGCAGCTCCGCGGCCTCACCGACACCTTCGCCGCCATCGCCTACGTCAC GGACAACATCTTCCGGGTGGACCGTGGGGCTCGTCCGGGCGCGCGGAAGGTCCTCATCCTCATCACCGACGGCGACGCCACCGACAGCGACGGCGACAGCGTCCGACGGGCCGAGGAGCTTGGAATCACCCGCTACGTCATCGGG GTGGGCAACAACTTCAACAGCCCCGACACGCGCCTCTACCTGAGCCAATTCGCCTCCAGCCCCAACTCGGAGTTCGTGAAGGTCTTGGAGAGCTTCGAGAAACTCCAGAACCTTTTCCATGAGCTTCAGGCGAAGATCTACGCCATCGAAG GCACCAGCGATTCCAACCGCTTccacctggagctctgctccAGCGGGATGAGCGTCGGAGTGGTCCAC GACCATTGGATCACCGGAGCGGTGGGCGCTGATAACTGGGCCGGAGGGTTGGTGGAGCTCCTGGTGGACAATGAGACCTTCGTGGCCAATCCGGCGTTGGAGGAGAACATCACCGATGCGTATCTGG GTTACTCGCTGGTGGCTCTCCACCCTCCGCAGAGGACGGTGGTGGCCGCGGGCGCTCCGCGTCACCTCCACGTGGGCGCCGTTGTCCTCTTCGAGCTCCACCGTCCCACCGGAAAATGGCGGCATCTCCAGAGCCTCCACGGCCACCAG GTGGGGTCCTACTTTGGGGCCTCTCTGTGCGCgttggaggaggagaaggaggagatggtggCGCTTCTGGTGGGGGTTCCTCAGCACTAcgatgggaggagaggaggacgCGTCCTCCTCCATCGGTGGGAGAAG GACTCCCTGGTGGTATCTCAGGAGCTTTGGGGCGCTCCGGGTCAGCCCTTGGGTCAATTTGGGGCCTCGGTGGCGACGTTGGGGGACATCGATGGAGACGATCGTCGCGACGTGGCCGTAGGAGCTCCTCTGGAGGACAACGGGAGCGGAGCCGTCTACATCTTCTCAGGGACCActggaggggtggaggacatctACAGTCAG CGTTTGGCCGGAAGGGACATCGCTGTGGGTCTGAAGTACTTTGGACAATCGGTGGATGGAGAGAAGGACCTCACGGGGGACGGAATGGTGGATGTGACAGTGGGGACGTGGGGGAACGTCATTGTCCTCAG gTCCCGCCCCGTTCTCcgcccctccccctccctctcgGCGTTTCCGGCGGCCGTTCCATCACGTGACGTGGACTgcgggggaggggcgggggcgCTCCTCTCGCTCCGCCTCTGCcctcggccccgccccccgccgg GTGTGGCCCCTCCCCCCCTGCGGTTCCGGGTGGTTTTGGAGCCGCAGCGGCTGAGGGGGAGGGGCGGTCTGGGGGCGGAGCTGAGGAGGGAGTGGGCGGGGCTGACGCAGGGGGCGGGGACCGAGtgcctggaggaggagctgcGGCTGCCG ccgTGCCTGGAGGACACCATCAGCCCCATCCGTTTGGAGGCTTCGCTGtcgctgccccacagcgccgACGCCGTCCTCAGACCCACGAGGCCACGAGTGACCCTCGAG atcccgTTCGAGCGCCGCTGTGGGGCGGGCGGCGCGTGCCGGGCCGATGTGGGGCTGGAGGCGGTGGCCGTGGGGCGCGGGATACTTGTGGGGCGCCCCACGGCCACTTATGGGGCGCGACTGCTGCTGAGGAACGGCGGCCACGACGCCTATGGGGCTGCCCTACAAGTGTGGGGCGCAGAGGGGCTGGCGCTGCGCGGGGCCAAGGCCCACACG GGGGCGGCGGTGGTGCCGATGGCGTGTGGGGCAGCggccgctgtggggcagatgtggggcagagtcTGCGGCCTCGGGAGCCCCATCCTGCGCTCCGGGGCAcag GTGATGGTGGAACTGACATTTGACATTCTGGACAACGCGACGTGGGGCGaatctgtggggctgagagcGGCCGTCACCTG tGATAACGAAGCCGTTGGGGCTGAGGGCGATAACGCCGTTTCCTGGGAGGAACCGCTCAGGGTTCATCTGCGCCTCTTCACCGCCCG AGCCGCTGTGGTTCCCCCAAACCTCAACTTCAGCTCTCGGAACCCCCAAAGTAAAACCCTTCAGCACCGCTATAGG GTGCAGTGTGGGGCTCTGCCCCACGGCGTCCGCCCCCCATTGCTGCGGGCGGCGGTGCtgctgccccacactctgccccacagcgtcCACAGCGTCGACCCCCAAGTGCGAATG gaGCCCGGCGGGGTCTGCGACGCCGTGGGGCACAGCGGCCTCcgggccgctatggggcaggagctCAACTGGAGCCTTCCTGAG GGCTGCCCCTCCCCCCTCCATTTCCGCCTCTTCCGGTGCGGCCCTtcgcccctcccccccccggaAGTGACGACCTTCGTCGTGGTGGAAACGGCGCTgcgcccctcccccaccccgcAG GGCTCCGCCCACTTCCGGTTCTGCTCCGCCCTCCGCCTCTTTCTGGATCCGCCCAACTTCCTCGCCGACCCGGAAGCGCTGGAAGCGCAG GCGCAGACGGAAGTGGAGCTGCTGTGGAGCCCCTCCCCCATCGCCGTCTACGTGGGGGGAGGGGCGGGAgggctcctcctcctcttcctcctctccttcgGCCTCAGAAAG TGCGGTTTCTTCCGTCGCGATTATCGTCGGCGCCtccgggggggggaggggcgcGAGGGGGACCCCCAAAGTGACCCCCTgagggggacccccccccacagcccctcccccacagccccccagtAA
- the ITGAL gene encoding integrin alpha-L isoform X3, producing the protein MVDLVFLFDGSNSMNDAQFGAIWAFMVDVMEKLANTSIHFAAVQFSTGVLPHFSLGDFAARPQPRQLLGAPRQLRGLTDTFAAIAYVTDNIFRVDRGARPGARKVLILITDGDATDSDGDSVRRAEELGITRYVIGVGNNFNSPDTRLYLSQFASSPNSEFVKVLESFEKLQNLFHELQAKIYAIEGTSDSNRFHLELCSSGMSVGVVHDHWITGAVGADNWAGGLVELLVDNETFVANPALEENITDAYLGYSLVALHPPQRTVVAAGAPRHLHVGAVVLFELHRPTGKWRHLQSLHGHQVGSYFGASLCALEEEKEEMVALLVGVPQHYDGRRGGRVLLHRWEKDSLVVSQELWGAPGQPLGQFGASVATLGDIDGDDRRDVAVGAPLEDNGSGAVYIFSGTTGGVEDIYSQRLAGRDIAVGLKYFGQSVDGEKDLTGDGMVDVTVGTWGNVIVLRSRPVLRPSPSLSAFPAAVPSRDVDCGGGAGALLSLRLCPRPRPPPGVAPPPLRFRVVLEPQRLRGRGGLGAELRREWAGLTQGAGTECLEEELRLPPCLEDTISPIRLEASLSLPHSADAVLRPTRPRVTLEIPFERRCGAGGACRADVGLEAVAVGRGILVGRPTATYGARLLLRNGGHDAYGAALQVWGAEGLALRGAKAHTGAAVVPMACGAAAAVGQMWGRVCGLGSPILRSGAQVMVELTFDILDNATWGESVGLRAAVTCDNEAVGAEGDNAVSWEEPLRVHLRLFTARAAVVPPNLNFSSRNPQSKTLQHRYRVQCGALPHGVRPPLLRAAVLLPHTLPHSVHSVDPQVRMEPGGVCDAVGHSGLRAAMGQELNWSLPEGCPSPLHFRLFRCGPSPLPPPEVTTFVVVETALRPSPTPQGSAHFRFCSALRLFLDPPNFLADPEALEAQAQTEVELLWSPSPIAVYVGGGAGGLLLLFLLSFGLRKCGFFRRDYRRRLRGGEGREGDPQSDPLRGTPPHSPSPTAPQ; encoded by the exons ATGGTGGATTTGGTCTTCCTCTTCGATGGTTCCAACAGTATGAACGACGCCCAATTCGGGGCCATTTGGGCCTTCATGGTGGACGTCATGGAGAAGTTGGCCAACACCTCCATCCac ttCGCGGCGGTGCAGTTCTCCACGGGGGTTCTGCCCCACTTCTCTCTCGGGGACTTTGCGGCGCGGCCGCAGCCTCGGCAGCTCCTGGGGGCCCCGCGGCAGCTCCGCGGCCTCACCGACACCTTCGCCGCCATCGCCTACGTCAC GGACAACATCTTCCGGGTGGACCGTGGGGCTCGTCCGGGCGCGCGGAAGGTCCTCATCCTCATCACCGACGGCGACGCCACCGACAGCGACGGCGACAGCGTCCGACGGGCCGAGGAGCTTGGAATCACCCGCTACGTCATCGGG GTGGGCAACAACTTCAACAGCCCCGACACGCGCCTCTACCTGAGCCAATTCGCCTCCAGCCCCAACTCGGAGTTCGTGAAGGTCTTGGAGAGCTTCGAGAAACTCCAGAACCTTTTCCATGAGCTTCAGGCGAAGATCTACGCCATCGAAG GCACCAGCGATTCCAACCGCTTccacctggagctctgctccAGCGGGATGAGCGTCGGAGTGGTCCAC GACCATTGGATCACCGGAGCGGTGGGCGCTGATAACTGGGCCGGAGGGTTGGTGGAGCTCCTGGTGGACAATGAGACCTTCGTGGCCAATCCGGCGTTGGAGGAGAACATCACCGATGCGTATCTGG GTTACTCGCTGGTGGCTCTCCACCCTCCGCAGAGGACGGTGGTGGCCGCGGGCGCTCCGCGTCACCTCCACGTGGGCGCCGTTGTCCTCTTCGAGCTCCACCGTCCCACCGGAAAATGGCGGCATCTCCAGAGCCTCCACGGCCACCAG GTGGGGTCCTACTTTGGGGCCTCTCTGTGCGCgttggaggaggagaaggaggagatggtggCGCTTCTGGTGGGGGTTCCTCAGCACTAcgatgggaggagaggaggacgCGTCCTCCTCCATCGGTGGGAGAAG GACTCCCTGGTGGTATCTCAGGAGCTTTGGGGCGCTCCGGGTCAGCCCTTGGGTCAATTTGGGGCCTCGGTGGCGACGTTGGGGGACATCGATGGAGACGATCGTCGCGACGTGGCCGTAGGAGCTCCTCTGGAGGACAACGGGAGCGGAGCCGTCTACATCTTCTCAGGGACCActggaggggtggaggacatctACAGTCAG CGTTTGGCCGGAAGGGACATCGCTGTGGGTCTGAAGTACTTTGGACAATCGGTGGATGGAGAGAAGGACCTCACGGGGGACGGAATGGTGGATGTGACAGTGGGGACGTGGGGGAACGTCATTGTCCTCAG gTCCCGCCCCGTTCTCcgcccctccccctccctctcgGCGTTTCCGGCGGCCGTTCCATCACGTGACGTGGACTgcgggggaggggcgggggcgCTCCTCTCGCTCCGCCTCTGCcctcggccccgccccccgccgg GTGTGGCCCCTCCCCCCCTGCGGTTCCGGGTGGTTTTGGAGCCGCAGCGGCTGAGGGGGAGGGGCGGTCTGGGGGCGGAGCTGAGGAGGGAGTGGGCGGGGCTGACGCAGGGGGCGGGGACCGAGtgcctggaggaggagctgcGGCTGCCG ccgTGCCTGGAGGACACCATCAGCCCCATCCGTTTGGAGGCTTCGCTGtcgctgccccacagcgccgACGCCGTCCTCAGACCCACGAGGCCACGAGTGACCCTCGAG atcccgTTCGAGCGCCGCTGTGGGGCGGGCGGCGCGTGCCGGGCCGATGTGGGGCTGGAGGCGGTGGCCGTGGGGCGCGGGATACTTGTGGGGCGCCCCACGGCCACTTATGGGGCGCGACTGCTGCTGAGGAACGGCGGCCACGACGCCTATGGGGCTGCCCTACAAGTGTGGGGCGCAGAGGGGCTGGCGCTGCGCGGGGCCAAGGCCCACACG GGGGCGGCGGTGGTGCCGATGGCGTGTGGGGCAGCggccgctgtggggcagatgtggggcagagtcTGCGGCCTCGGGAGCCCCATCCTGCGCTCCGGGGCAcag GTGATGGTGGAACTGACATTTGACATTCTGGACAACGCGACGTGGGGCGaatctgtggggctgagagcGGCCGTCACCTG tGATAACGAAGCCGTTGGGGCTGAGGGCGATAACGCCGTTTCCTGGGAGGAACCGCTCAGGGTTCATCTGCGCCTCTTCACCGCCCG AGCCGCTGTGGTTCCCCCAAACCTCAACTTCAGCTCTCGGAACCCCCAAAGTAAAACCCTTCAGCACCGCTATAGG GTGCAGTGTGGGGCTCTGCCCCACGGCGTCCGCCCCCCATTGCTGCGGGCGGCGGTGCtgctgccccacactctgccccacagcgtcCACAGCGTCGACCCCCAAGTGCGAATG gaGCCCGGCGGGGTCTGCGACGCCGTGGGGCACAGCGGCCTCcgggccgctatggggcaggagctCAACTGGAGCCTTCCTGAG GGCTGCCCCTCCCCCCTCCATTTCCGCCTCTTCCGGTGCGGCCCTtcgcccctcccccccccggaAGTGACGACCTTCGTCGTGGTGGAAACGGCGCTgcgcccctcccccaccccgcAG GGCTCCGCCCACTTCCGGTTCTGCTCCGCCCTCCGCCTCTTTCTGGATCCGCCCAACTTCCTCGCCGACCCGGAAGCGCTGGAAGCGCAG GCGCAGACGGAAGTGGAGCTGCTGTGGAGCCCCTCCCCCATCGCCGTCTACGTGGGGGGAGGGGCGGGAgggctcctcctcctcttcctcctctccttcgGCCTCAGAAAG TGCGGTTTCTTCCGTCGCGATTATCGTCGGCGCCtccgggggggggaggggcgcGAGGGGGACCCCCAAAGTGACCCCCTgagggggacccccccccacagcccctcccccacagccccccagtAA